From a single Melopsittacus undulatus isolate bMelUnd1 unplaced genomic scaffold, bMelUnd1.mat.Z mat_scaffold_536_arrow_ctg1, whole genome shotgun sequence genomic region:
- the LOC101875097 gene encoding voltage-dependent calcium channel gamma-5 subunit: MLLGMSACSRKALTLLSSVFAVCGLGLLGISVSTDYWLYLEEGIVQPQNQTAEIKLSLHSGLWRVCFLAGEEHGRCFTIEYIMPMNIQLTSESTVNVLKMIRSATPFPLVSLFFMFIGFILSNIGHIRPHRTILAFVSGIFFILSGLSLVVGLVLYISSINDEMLNRTKDSDTFFNYKYGWSFAFSAISFLLTESAGVMSVYLFMKRYMAEDIYRPHPSFYRPRLSNCSDYSGQFLHPDAWARGRSPSDISSEASLQMNSSYPALLKCPDYDQMSSSPC; the protein is encoded by the exons ATGCTGTTGGGGATgagtgcctgcagcaggaaggcacTGACCCTGCTCAGCAGTGTGTTTGCTGTCTGTGGCCTCGGCCTCCTGGGCATCTCCGTCAGCACCGACTACTGGCTCTACCTGGAGGAGGGCATCGTCCAGCCCCAAAACCAGACGGCCGAGATCAAACTATCCCTGCACTCGGGGCTCTGGAGGGTCTGCTTCCTGGCAG GTGAAGAGCATGGCCGGTGCTTCACTATTGAATACATCATGCCTATGAACATCCAGCTGACGTCTGAGTCCACGGTCAATGTCCTGA AGATGATCCGCTCCGCCACCCCCTTCCCTCTGGTCAGCCTCTTCTTCATGTTCATCGGCTTCATCCTGAGCAACATTGGCCACATTCGGCCTCACAGGACCATCCTCGCCTTTGTCTCGGGGATATTCTTCATCCTCTCGG GTCTGTCCTTAGTGGTGGGGCTGGTCCTCTACATATCCAGCATTAACGACGAGATGCTGAACAGGACCAAGGACTCTGACACGTTCTTCAATTACAAATATGGGTGGTCATTTGCCTTCTCTGCCATCTCATTCCTTCTCACAGAG AGCGCCGGGGTGATGTCCGTTTACCTCTTCATGAAGCGATACATGGCCGAGGACATCTACAGACCTCACCCCAGCTTCTACCGTCCCCGTCTGAGCAACTGCTCCGACTACTCGGGGCAGTTCTTGCACCCAGATGCATGGGCACGGGGTCGGAGCCCTTCGGATATCTCCAGCGAGGCCTCCCTGCAGATGAACAGTAGCTACCCTGCTCTGCTCAAGTGTCCTGACTATGACCAGATGTCCTCGTCCCCGTGCTGA